A stretch of Neisseria subflava DNA encodes these proteins:
- a CDS encoding restriction endonuclease PLD domain-containing protein — translation MNTVFSNIANARITDKPLNKVWMDLFMSANEILMATGYVSNDAVKELHKILEDSEHNQKIKLLVGMHYLEGFSRPQYNSLCELNYFLQDKQRGAVYVSPRVKFHGKMYSFKNQNETHGLIGSANLTCFWDNTERTYETMVHLNDVQTASKLHKNIDQVIQQLGVTISQVAKPTDFKEHNVHLENCLGVEKVNDSMLEQLFSQISTYHFDLPVKTFPESSLNRFFAKGRKNKRGFYLPRPWYEAELIVSTKFLGTEGYPKQKEFTVITDDGWKFECNTTGQNGKNFSSKGDQTIFGKWVKGRLEAADCLRTGEPVTEETLHKYGNDHFEFRSTDNPDVWLLSFKGKN, via the coding sequence ATGAATACTGTTTTTTCTAATATTGCTAATGCACGAATTACAGATAAGCCATTAAATAAAGTTTGGATGGATTTATTTATGTCTGCCAATGAAATTTTAATGGCAACAGGCTATGTTTCTAATGATGCAGTCAAAGAGTTACATAAAATTTTAGAAGATAGCGAACATAACCAGAAAATAAAATTATTAGTTGGTATGCATTATTTAGAAGGGTTTAGTCGTCCTCAATACAACAGTCTTTGTGAATTAAATTATTTTTTGCAAGATAAGCAACGTGGGGCAGTATATGTTTCTCCACGTGTGAAATTTCATGGAAAAATGTATTCGTTTAAGAATCAGAATGAAACTCATGGATTGATTGGTTCTGCTAATCTTACTTGCTTTTGGGATAATACTGAGCGCACCTATGAAACGATGGTTCATTTGAATGATGTTCAGACGGCATCTAAATTACATAAAAATATAGATCAGGTTATCCAGCAATTGGGTGTGACTATTAGTCAAGTAGCAAAACCAACTGATTTTAAAGAACATAATGTTCATTTAGAGAATTGTCTGGGAGTCGAAAAAGTGAATGATTCTATGCTTGAGCAGCTTTTTTCACAAATATCGACTTATCACTTTGATTTACCAGTTAAAACCTTCCCAGAAAGCAGTTTAAACCGATTTTTTGCCAAAGGCCGTAAAAATAAACGTGGATTTTATTTACCTAGGCCATGGTATGAAGCAGAGTTGATTGTATCAACAAAATTTTTAGGTACAGAAGGATACCCAAAACAAAAAGAGTTTACCGTCATCACGGATGATGGCTGGAAATTTGAATGTAATACCACAGGACAAAATGGTAAAAATTTCAGTTCAAAAGGTGATCAAACCATATTTGGTAAATGGGTTAAAGGACGTTTAGAGGCGGCTGATTGTTTAAGAACGGGGGAACCTGTCACAGAAGAGACTCTGCATAAATACGGTAACGATCATTTTGAGTTTCGTTCAACCGACAATCCTGATGTTTGGCTACTCTCATTTAAGGGGAAAAACTAA
- a CDS encoding Z1 domain-containing protein — protein sequence MLQTYLNQLTPPELADSVENTVNGFMEKLSQTEPKIAQNVLLLGNVQSGKTAQVLGILSALADDGDHKVFLYLTTDSVDLQEQTVKRAEANLKNFIVLSENDDRSFMQVMKANNPILVVIKKNARVLKRWRNLFASQSSLKGYPLVIVDDEADAASLNTNTDKPDKDASTINKLLNDIKNSCCQSLFIQLTATPQSLLLQHEESDWQPEFIHFFEAGEKYIGGNFVFSDPPSYIVRFIDSELDDMKDASGEITEGVKQALHSFLLTCAEFALCGKTNCNFALHPSYKIQDHQAFSQKIQAFLNDLVQTINSGENFADSFKEDYLDLQKTKPDIHHFEEIYEKLTELLENKQIYTLVVNSQTESDFDLERGFNIIIGGNVIGRGLTIPKLQTVYYSRTAKKPNADTFWQHSRIFGYDRDKSLLRLYIPFDVYYFFVQLNQANNLIIEQAKNSDGNIQVIYPKNINPTRKNVLKFDSINQIVGGVNYFPLHPNEDNLSEINKILPSILKDKIESDLYQIDIEDLFLVLDKLGHYVPDDWNKEKFIAGVEALKAQRPSFKTYVLIKTGRKLSRATGTMLSEDDRKLGEKYPNDLFLTLYQVVGNKDKGWQGENFWLPNIKLPYKGLVYWGVK from the coding sequence ATGTTGCAAACCTACTTGAATCAATTAACCCCTCCCGAATTAGCTGATTCTGTTGAAAATACTGTTAATGGTTTTATGGAGAAATTATCACAAACCGAGCCGAAAATCGCTCAAAACGTTTTATTGCTAGGCAATGTTCAAAGTGGCAAAACGGCACAGGTTTTGGGTATATTAAGTGCGCTGGCTGATGATGGTGACCACAAAGTTTTTTTGTATCTTACTACTGACAGCGTAGATTTACAGGAACAAACAGTCAAGCGTGCCGAAGCTAATCTGAAAAATTTTATTGTATTGTCTGAAAATGATGACCGAAGTTTTATGCAGGTAATGAAGGCAAATAATCCCATCTTGGTCGTGATTAAAAAGAATGCCCGTGTATTGAAACGTTGGCGTAATTTGTTTGCCAGCCAAAGTAGTCTGAAAGGCTATCCTTTGGTTATTGTGGATGATGAAGCCGATGCGGCCAGTCTAAATACTAATACTGATAAGCCGGATAAAGATGCCAGTACTATCAATAAACTGCTAAATGACATTAAGAATTCCTGTTGTCAAAGCCTATTTATTCAGTTGACCGCCACACCTCAATCGCTTTTATTGCAACATGAAGAATCTGATTGGCAACCTGAATTTATCCATTTCTTTGAAGCTGGTGAAAAATACATCGGTGGTAACTTTGTCTTCTCTGATCCTCCAAGCTATATCGTTCGCTTTATTGACAGTGAATTGGACGATATGAAAGATGCTAGTGGTGAAATTACCGAAGGAGTAAAACAGGCATTGCATAGTTTTCTGCTTACTTGTGCAGAGTTTGCTTTATGCGGTAAAACCAATTGTAATTTTGCTTTACATCCAAGTTATAAAATCCAAGATCATCAAGCCTTTTCTCAAAAAATCCAAGCCTTTTTGAATGATTTGGTACAAACGATTAATAGTGGGGAGAATTTTGCAGACAGCTTTAAAGAAGATTATTTGGATTTGCAAAAGACTAAGCCTGATATTCATCATTTTGAGGAAATTTATGAAAAACTAACAGAACTTTTAGAAAATAAGCAAATTTATACTCTCGTCGTCAACTCGCAGACAGAATCAGATTTTGATTTGGAAAGAGGCTTTAATATTATTATTGGTGGGAATGTGATTGGACGAGGCTTAACTATTCCGAAACTACAAACGGTTTATTATAGTCGCACTGCCAAAAAACCGAATGCAGATACTTTCTGGCAACATTCGCGTATTTTTGGATATGACCGTGATAAATCATTATTACGGCTTTATATTCCGTTTGATGTTTATTACTTCTTTGTACAACTCAATCAAGCAAATAATCTGATTATTGAGCAGGCAAAAAATTCAGACGGCAATATTCAGGTTATTTATCCGAAAAATATCAATCCGACTCGAAAAAATGTATTGAAATTCGATAGTATCAATCAAATTGTGGGTGGTGTGAATTATTTTCCACTTCACCCAAACGAGGATAATTTGTCGGAGATTAACAAAATTTTGCCTTCTATTTTGAAAGATAAAATTGAATCTGATTTATATCAAATAGATATAGAGGATTTATTCTTGGTTCTAGATAAATTGGGTCATTATGTTCCAGATGACTGGAATAAGGAAAAATTTATTGCTGGTGTAGAAGCATTAAAGGCACAACGTCCTAGTTTTAAAACCTATGTTTTGATCAAAACCGGACGTAAACTTTCTCGTGCAACTGGCACAATGCTTTCGGAAGACGACCGTAAATTAGGAGAAAAATATCCCAATGATTTATTCCTTACACTTTATCAAGTAGTAGGAAATAAAGATAAAGGTTGGCAGGGCGAAAATTTTTGGTTGCCTAATATTAAGTTGCCATATAAGGGACTGGTGTATTGGGGGGTGAAATAA
- a CDS encoding S41 family peptidase, giving the protein MSTKSTLKKVAIYTLGAFSGIALSLSVQSFAAEKDKKDNEALPVQTIRTMAEVYGQIKANYYQDKPDAELFEGAMKGMVSDLDPHSEYMDKKGYAEMKESTSGEFGGLGMEIGQEDGFVKVVAPIEDTPAERAGVKSGDFIVKIDNTSTRGLTVSEAVKKMRGKPGTKITLTLSRKNADKPIVVNLTRAIIKVKSVRHHLLEKDYGYIRVSQFQERTVAALNEAAQALVKENKGPLKGIILDLRDDPGGLLNGAVGVSAAFLQPDVTVVSTKGRNKKEGMVLKATAEDYITTSGKDPLAGLPAELKTIPMTVLINAGSASASEIVAGALQDHKRAVVVGTQSFGKGSVQTLIPLSGGSAVKLTTALYYTPNDRSIQAQGIVPDVEVKDKDRAFESREADLVGHIGNPLGGQDVNSSTETPANAETKADKDKSKKDKDEDISSRRIPNPAKDDQLRKALELVKNPAEWQKSLGLAAKKPAPKKDADKDSKK; this is encoded by the coding sequence ATGTCAACAAAATCCACTTTGAAAAAAGTTGCAATCTACACTCTCGGCGCGTTTAGCGGCATCGCCCTCAGTCTGAGTGTACAAAGTTTTGCCGCCGAAAAAGACAAAAAAGACAACGAGGCCCTGCCCGTGCAAACCATCCGCACCATGGCAGAAGTGTACGGCCAAATCAAAGCCAACTATTACCAAGACAAACCCGATGCCGAGCTCTTTGAAGGCGCAATGAAAGGCATGGTGTCCGATCTCGATCCGCATTCCGAGTATATGGACAAAAAAGGCTATGCCGAAATGAAAGAGTCCACCAGCGGCGAATTCGGCGGCTTGGGCATGGAAATCGGACAAGAAGACGGCTTTGTCAAAGTCGTTGCCCCGATTGAAGACACTCCGGCAGAACGCGCCGGCGTGAAAAGCGGCGACTTTATCGTCAAAATCGACAATACCTCTACGCGTGGTCTGACCGTCAGCGAAGCCGTCAAAAAAATGCGCGGCAAACCGGGTACCAAAATCACCCTGACGCTTTCACGCAAAAATGCCGACAAACCCATCGTCGTCAACCTGACCCGCGCCATCATCAAAGTCAAAAGTGTGCGCCATCACCTGCTTGAAAAAGACTACGGCTACATCCGCGTCTCCCAATTCCAAGAGCGCACCGTTGCCGCGCTAAACGAAGCCGCACAAGCCCTTGTCAAAGAAAACAAAGGCCCGCTCAAAGGCATCATCCTCGACTTGCGCGACGACCCGGGCGGCCTGCTCAACGGCGCAGTCGGCGTATCCGCAGCCTTCCTGCAGCCTGACGTAACCGTTGTCAGCACCAAAGGCCGCAACAAAAAAGAAGGCATGGTACTCAAAGCAACTGCCGAAGACTACATCACCACCAGCGGCAAAGACCCGTTGGCCGGATTGCCTGCCGAGCTGAAAACCATTCCTATGACCGTCCTGATTAACGCAGGCTCGGCCTCAGCTTCCGAAATCGTTGCCGGCGCATTGCAAGACCACAAACGCGCCGTCGTCGTCGGCACACAAAGTTTCGGCAAGGGCTCCGTGCAAACCCTGATTCCGCTTTCCGGCGGCAGCGCAGTCAAACTGACCACCGCCCTTTACTACACGCCAAACGACCGCTCGATTCAGGCGCAAGGCATTGTTCCTGACGTTGAAGTCAAAGACAAAGACCGCGCCTTTGAAAGCCGCGAAGCCGATTTGGTCGGCCATATCGGCAATCCGTTGGGCGGCCAAGACGTCAACAGCAGCACTGAAACGCCTGCCAACGCCGAAACCAAAGCCGATAAAGACAAGTCTAAAAAAGACAAAGACGAAGACATCTCCAGCCGCCGCATTCCAAATCCGGCCAAAGACGATCAGCTCCGCAAAGCCTTGGAATTGGTGAAAAATCCAGCCGAATGGCAAAAATCTTTAGGTTTGGCAGCGAAAAAACCTGCACCGAAAAAAGATGCTGATAAAGACAGCAAAAAATAA